The genomic stretch agttaattactccctacactttcaactcatagctttattaaaagctacaatgtgacctACTTTTATCCacaatttctcactcaccgggaatcgaatttgagaaagtgaatatactacggtcatctacgcggaacgtagatcgacgctatatcatttaatttccaaaaaattaaatgtctcgtcacatttattattggtcaaacttcgtTGACCAgacatcttaaattcaagattccaacacaatcttattccctgtgttcgatatcccggtactgacctttagctatactagatctatcATGCATGCTTGcatgtatttttagtgctaataaatagtgcatcaataATTCAACCAAACAGATGAAGAGTACATTTTTTTAGAGATCGATGAAATCTGATAAAATCATAAtggttatttaatttgaaaacaaaataagGCATAGGAGATAGTAACAGATAAGAAGTAAAGAAATTCgacaaaaatgaaattaaggACTGAAAGGCATATTGATCCAAAAAGTGTTGTCTTTTGAATGATATTACATCAAACTTCTGAAATGTAGGAGTACGATAATACTAAAGAATAGAAGCTGCAAACATCATTTTGGCATGGTTCGGAGTAGGGAAGTTGGTGCAGCCCAAAACCAGTGACTAGCCCGTTAAACGTAGAGGAATAGGGTTAGAAATATATGGTCTATAATATTATGATCCGATTAGCTTGCAATCTAAGTAGGGCTGATCCGGAAAACGAAGGACTAACATGATGTATTGGATCTAGATATAACGATTGTATATTCTTTTGCTTTGTTTGACAACTAAATCGACACTTATTGTGATTAAATAACTATACAGAAAGATTAATCTTACATTTTATATATGCAAATCCCCTCCCCCAAGTTCTGAAACGTCAAACCAACAAGAAATTCATTACTACATAACACAAAGTTCATTTTAAGATCGTTGTACTTCAttctttctaaaataaaatgtagtaaaacaACCTAAAGagaaagaatgaagtaaaacgatttaaaaataaactaaaaatgaaataaagtaaaacgGATTAAAAATGAAGTGCATGTTATCTAACAATGTTATAAAATGAAGTAAATTGAACTAAAAGTTGAAGGATCAGCAATTTTTGGCACTAAATTAGTTCGATATTAATTGATCATaatcatatatatattaatatattatattatattttattaatataaatatatactccgtatgaattagaaaatttaaattttctataagaagtattttaaattatataacataattttaattactcgatttatgttatatttaattttaaactttaaattagaatttaattatatttgagtttatgcatatatttcaaaattaccataataatttattttatattttatgttaggggtgagcattcgggTTTTGGTTCCGTTTTTTGttcaaaccgaaccgaaaccgaaaaaccgaatttaggtGAAAAtgaaaaccgaaccgaaaccgaactATAAAAACTGAattaaaccgaaaaaccgaaattatattaaatttaaaaaaccaaaaaaccgaaaaacgGAAATTAAAACCAAGTATTCACAATAAAACCATAGCATGATTAACATCTCaaccaacaaaaataaatatttaggcTACAACATCGccatcaacaaaaataaaatttcataaatatttagGCAACATGATTAACTAATGGAGATTTCACTGTGGACACTCTTCAATATTTGTTCAACTTCTCTGCAAGTTCCTTTCTAGATCAAAAGCCTTCGTAACTTTTTCTTGCTCAAACTTCCAAATACCAAGGACATCTCCAACagtttcacttttattattcaACACCTACAAGAGGAAACATTAAGAAAATTACAACCATATTATTGAAAATGCTAATAACAGTAGATGGAAAATGCTCAATTTGACCATATGTCCATATGAAATCGGTAAATTGGAGAAAATTATACTCAATTTCAACATATTAAAATTACAACACACAATTTCATCATCTAACAAAGTAACGATATATAAACTATAGCGGCGTGGATGGCTGAAGGGCGGAGGCGACAGATGGTCATGTGGAGAGGCGACGAAGTGGGGACGGGAGCCAACGGACTGAAGCACGGCTGTAGGGCGGAGGCAACGGACTGGAGCACGGCTGTAGGGCGGAGGCGACGAGCTGGAGGCGACGATATGGAATCTGGAGGAGATAGCCGTCAATTTGGACTTGGGAGGATTGGAGATGGAGAGTTTTAGGTTTAGAGAGTGGAGATAAAGAATGGAGGCGGAATGAATTTCATTCTACTACGGTTGGAGATTTATgtattctatatatatatatatatatatatatatagtagtggtATATGGCAAGTGCTTATTAAAGgcataactagagaataaatatcaaccacaagatcaagaaatcaAGGGCTGATATTAACCTATGtgattttcaaaattggaagAGAAATCAGTTCACTATATTAAACAATTACTTCACTATAAGAAGGTGGGGGTATAATGGAcatttaacaaataaaataaggaTTAATCTTTGAATTACTCTCTCATTTGCTTAATTCATCTCCTGTCATTGCtcatcttctcttcttctcGAAATTTCAGATTTCTCActccgtcgccgtcgcctcATTCCGTCGTTGTCAACATCTAGTTATTTCATTCTGTCGCCTCATCCCGTCGTCGAACAAATGGATTCAAATTAGAAAGATTTTTCAAAATGTAAGTTGTTCTACTGGTTTCTTCAACCGATTCAGATTTCTCATTCTGTCGtcaaactcattttttattaacATTTCTTCAACCGATTTAGATTTGAACATTTAATTAAGTTTAGAATCAATAGTTAATTGGGCTTAAAATCGTTTTGACATTAATATTGTAATAGACTCCAATCGTGAGTAACTCCTCTTTTTTTATGTAGGTTTTTGCTCGATAGAAAAAAATGCAACCAAAGACTCCCATCGTGAGTAATTCCTACCTTATATTGctctgttttttcattttagtggAGTAAAacgtgcttagagtgaagtattccatggttagagtgaagtgtttgtgatgcatgttattagtgatctgtttttttttatctcagtgaagtaaaacgtgcttagagtgaagtatttcatggttagagtgaagtgtttgtgatatgtgcttatagtgatctatttttttcatctcaATGAAGTAAAACATGCTTAAAGTgaagtattccatggttagagtgaagtgtttgtgatgcaTGTTATTAGTGATCTGTTTTTTCATCCCAGTGAAGTAAAACGTGCTTAAAGTGAAGTATTCCATGTTTAGAGTAAATTGTTTGTGATCCATGCTTATAGTGCACTGTTTGTTCATCTTAGTGAAGTAAAACctgcttagagtgaagtattacatggttagagtgaagtgtttgtgatgcaTGTTTATTAGTGATCTGTTTTTTAAACTCAGTGAAGTAAgatgtgcttaaagtgaagtATTTCATgtttagagtgaagtgtttgtgatccatGTTATTAGTGATCTGTTTTTCATCTCACTGAAGTAAAATGTGCTTAGAGTGAAATATTCCATGGTTAAattgaagtgtttgtgatccatgcttatagtgatctgttttatcactttagtgaagtaaaatgtgcttagagtgaagtattccatggttagagtgaagtgtttgtgattcATGTCATTAGTGAtatgttttttcatttcagtgaagtaaaatgtgcttaaagtgaagtatttcatggttagagtgaagtgtttgtgatgcatgttattattgatttgtttttttaactcagtgaagtaaaatgtgtttagagtgaagtatttcatgcttagagtgaagtgtttgtgatccatgttattagtgatctgttttttcaactcagtgaagtaaaatgtgcttTGAGTGAATTatttcatggttagagtgaagtgtttgtgattcATGCTTGTAGTGATCTGTTTTTAcatctcagtgaagtaaaacgtgcttagagtgaagtatttcatggttagagtgaagtgtttatGATCCATGTTATTAGTGATTCTATATGCATATGGTAAATACTTAATACAACAGATTCTTTGTTATATtcactaattatttttattctgaaATTGTTATTATCTTTGTAGGTGTTCTTTCCAATTTGTGCTGCGGAACATTACTCCACCGTATGCTTCAGATTTAGTACTAAAAGTATAGTGTTGATTGACAATTCAAAGAATGGTAACAATGAGGACATCACATTCAATTATCAATTATGGTAGTATACTTGAAACTGTGGTAagtatacatgatatatagtgaagtattttgTGATTACAGTGACTAGAATACTCTTTACAGTGAACTATCTCTGATATTCATGATAATATATTGCAGAGaatatatttttgtcattatttgaCAAAATTGAGTTGTCACATGCAATGCAAATCAATAAAGGAAGTGAACATAAAAAAGCTAAAAATGCCTTGGAGAataaaatcaaatgtagaagattgtggagtttttttgatgagacaTATGGAATGTTATTATGGTGAGCGGGAACAAAATTGGAAATGTGGATTATCTACAAGAAGCAAGGGAATACTCCAAAGACTAAGAGCAAAATATTGCAGCGCATTAATGTTGTCGGAAACAAACCATGAATCATTGAAGAACTTGTCAACAACATCAAAGCATTATGAAGAATGTGGGAAAAAACTTGGACATAGATGTgaaaaaaatgattgtaaaattcaagcgttcatgaactattgtagaaaacttcatttaaattcaatagcaAGTTCTTATTTTACGTTAATATCTTGTTCACtatttacttcattgttgtacctatttacttcactatatgcaTAATATATTTCACTATATGCACAATATACGTCACTGTACTCTCAATATACTTCACGATATGGAAAATAGTACACTATAATCaatatttacttcactataaagcATATTTACTTTCCTATAGAGCATATTCAAATGTTTACCAAAATTTTTTTAAGGACCGTGATTATAACTATAGAGCAGTTTTACATCACTCTACATAAGAGTTACTACAATGTATAGTATTTCAACTTCACGGTAAGTATATGTTCACTATAAATGAACCAAAACATGTAATAAGTGAACTAAAGACTTGTAAGCAAtgaaacaaacacatatattgCTCTGTTTGTGATCCATGCTTATATTGCTAtgtttttcatttcagtgaagtaaaacgtacttagagtgaagtatttcatggttagagtgaagtgtttgtgatgcatgcttatagtgctctgttttttcattttagtgaAGTACAATGTGCTTAGAGTAAAGCatttcatggttagagtgaagtgtttgtgatgcatgcttatagtgcactgttttttcatctcagtgaagtaaacacgtgcttagagtgaagtatttcatgcttagagtgaagtgtttgtgatccatGCTTATAGTGCAcagttttttcatttcagtgaagtaaaacgtgcatatagtgaagtattttaTGATTCGAGTGAAGTTTCTGTGATGCATGCTTATAGTGCactattttataatttcaatgaagtaaaatgtgttTAAAGTGAAGTATTCCATGCTTAGAGtatacttcactctaagcatgcataatatacttcactatatgcacaATATGCGTCATTGTACTCTCAATATACTTTACTAATATGGAAAACAGTACACTATAATCaatatttacttcactataaagcATATCAATTATAATGTTGGGCTTGTAAGTAGTAAAACGAACACGTATAAAAGTGAACTTATCCGCACTTGAGCTTAACACAAAAACCAAGTTTGCATTGAGATAAAAATCACTCAAAAGTGTAATAAAAATGAGTCATTAGTGCTCTAAAAAGGCTACAAAGTGAACTATTTCTGTCCAAATCCTCACTGTCTCTGCTTTGTCTTCTCATTAACCTTTTTGTAGTTCCTAGAATCATGGTGTCCAATCTCATGACAATTTCCACACTTTCGACCTGGTTTCATTGATAACTTCATTGCTGACTCATTCTTCGATTTCTTCATACTTCCACTTCCCTTTGTACTGAAAACATCAAGAGGATGAACTTTAATAAAGTTCAGAACTTGTGAGCCATAGAAGTTCTCAATCAATGCTCTCTTCTATGTCGAAGACAGAACAACACCTTCTCCGAGAAGCTACTTCTTGCCTTCTTCAATAATTGCAGTAAATGCATTGATTTGGTCAATGTAAGAAGAATATACTTCACTGTGAGCATATAATAGTTCActaaatgcataatatatttcaCTTTAAGCATATGATAGTTCACTATAttctcaatatacttcactaataTAAAAACATACACTAAACAAATATTGTTCACCGAAATGTCAAACATCAATATAAACATtatatttacttcactataaacaatatttacttcactataaagcATATTTACTACACTATTCGTTACATATACTTCACTATGTGAAATATACACTTCACTATGTGAAATATATACTCCACTCCAACGTAATGATGTTGAGcaattcacaaaacacacacgcTTCAATTAAAGCCTATATACACCACTTTAACATataaatacatcactctaacgtCTTTTCACATCATACACACTCTAATCATGATGAGAACAAACACACAAACTTCATCTTCGTCACTTTAATCATGATCCCTTTTACAGGTATCAAACCCGACATGTCGAGCGTAACTGTTATAGAAGTCCAACATATGATGATTACCTTTAGAAGTCTCAGCTTCCTCTCCCGGCTATGATGAGTCGGAATCGAAATAATCTTCGTCCGACCTCAGAATTGAATCCATTGATTTCTCTTTTGCGTGATTGATGAATTGGAGAAGAATGGAATCACGATGAACTGcaatgaattgaattgaatgaaTCGCATCGGATGAATTGAATCATGATGAGAGAGAATCGCCTCCTATGAATTGAATGGAAAAACCAAATTTGAATGAATCTAATTTGGAAGGAAATCTATCATGagattttggatttggaatggAATGATTTTGGTTCCAGAATCACCTCTTATGAGTTTCATAAAgtgatttccaaaaatacccttggcctattttacattattaaaataaataatatttgttgcctttatttgtgtggctgagatttgttctctagttatacacttaagattagttatacattgatcacttctctctctatataaataattaatatattaaaattaaagttaaaAACTTTTAATCTAATAAAATCACAGCTCAATTAGTTCGCACTTATTAATTCACAACCTGAATAGGGTTGACTTTTGAAATTCAGCGAGCCCAATTGACCTCTGTAGAGGAGAGACTTAAAATGCAATCCTCCCACAGATGGCAGAATGGTAAGAAGAGAATTTGGTGAGGACTAAAGTCctaaaatggtccttaacatattgcatttttttgattttggtccaaaacattatcttttgaattattcggtccctcacatttgaaatcggatcacatttggtccattttggacggttccgtcaaattttttacggttttaattatcgggtcacaaatccgtcactagtccgtcactaactgggagtcactgatccgtcactaatccatCACATTTTTATACCTTTCTCTCTCCCCAACTTCGCAGCAAATCTAGAGAGAGAAGCGCTATTCCGATTTCTCTCAAACCTCAAATTTCACAATTTACTGCACCTCTGACCTCATTCCTTTTTTGCTTATTCACTTCTAGCTGATTTTTCGCTGTCGGATCTGAATTTTTGAAAGGTGAATAAATTGAAGCTCAATctgtttgatttttttctttttgttcgCCGGAAGGTTATGTTTTCGTTGAAAAATGAGCtgattgtgtgtgtttttttatttgatttggttAATTTTGGCTGATTAAGTTGCTGAAAATTTGGGATTATTAGCTAAATTGATTATAGCGAGTGAGgttttgtgttgaaattgtgtttTTGGTGTAGGGTATCGACGAGATCGGCTTAATCAGCCAAAATTTGGGCTTAGCCACGAAACCCTACCGTGGAATTCCCTCAACCAAAACGACCGCACCCTGCTtgtattagtgacggattattgacggattttgtgacggattagtgacggattagtgacggatccgtttctcccagttagtgacggattagcgAAGGATTTGTGACCCTATAATTAAAACTGTTTAAAATTTGACGGAATCGTCCAAactggaccaaatgtgatccgatttcaaatgtgagagaccgaataattcaaaagataatgttttggaccaaaataaaaaaagaacacgatatgttaaggaccattttgggactttagtcatTTGGTGAGGGCAATACTCGTAAATTGCAGCAATTCTCTCTCTAATTCATGGCGGCCACCTTTTTCCCTGTTTCTGAATAGAATAAATGCTGATACAACGGCATAATTATAAACTTAAATCATAATTCAATATCCAGGTCTCTCCCCACCTCTCCATTTATCTCTTAAATTAAGGTATTATTTCCCCTTGTTTCGGTTTAATTCTTGCATTTTTCAATTGTTTTAGACTCATATTCAGTGATCTGCGCAAGGCCTCTTTGTGTTTCCTCCCAAAATTGAATCTTTTGCGCCTCTTACTTTCTTTTCAATTGCTTTTCTTGTGGGTTAGGAAATGTCTAATTTAAGTTATTGCtcgtttattttttattttgtctgAGCTATGATCGACCTAACAACTCTTTGTTTATCAATTGGAAGGTGAGAATCTCATCATTGCAATTTTGATTaggttttcaatttttatcGTGAACCTGTAATTGATTGggaaagattgaatttttatcGACTGATTTGGGGGTTTCTGGAGATGGTTGAAGCTTTTTAGGAGGAGTTATTCTACTTTATATTGATTGAGGGATTGAGATATTTGCCTTCTGCAAGTTTTATTTGGCTACTTTGTGGTGTACGTGTTTTATTTGTGGTAAACTATTGAGAGAAGGGGATGAATTTAGTTTTAGTCTCAGCTGTATTGCTCATTATTTTCTTGACTTGAGTGGTTAATGATTTAGCTGTGCAATTTCAGAATAAATTGGTAAATAGGATCTTTTCTATAGATGATTTAGACATATGGTATTGAGAACTGATTCTGGAATGATGAGTATAGATTTTTCTAGTTGTGTAATTTGTATTGGTGTGGATGAGGAATCTCCTGTAGGTGAAGGATAGATATAGCAAACCCGTGAATATCTtggttatttttaatgatatttCATGCCCATCTTGTTATGATGGCGTGTCTTCCTATGGATGTGCTCTTGAAATATTTTGTTGAGGCCATTGAACTAGTTGCTGTTAGAGGATTTTCTCTCGTATTGTCGCATTACAAAGTTCTTTGAAATTGTTCTGTTTAGACAGGTAATTGCTTTAGTAATTTCTTAAGTACTAGTGAAGTTGATGATAGGCAGTCTGGTTGCCATCTCGTGATTGAGGATTTGAATGAAGTAGCTTCCCGAAAACCTGTGTCTTGATGTAGTAGATGCGTATTGGAAAGGGAGCGTCTTTTGTTCCCTTTTGATAACAAGCTATAGCTTTTCTCCCTGTTGTCTAATATCGATTCAATGGCCTCCCTTTCCATTCTTGAGCAGTTGTCTGtcgaaaattttgaaaacaatAAACACTAGTCTCTTTCTCATCGCACTTTTGTAAATGCGGTTCAATAGAGAAATTACAAGATTGAGATTTACCTAGTGATCGATCTAGGTTAAGACAAGATTAAATTCGAGCATGGTGTTGATAATCCGTGTTGTTGCACGTAACTtttgttgtattgatataatttccAATGCtccattgataaaaaaaaacctTATCACATTGAGCACTTGTGTTGTAGGAGCTTGCATAAATGGAGTCTTCCAAGGAGACCGGCTACCAACCTCGAGAAGGCCCGATTCTCTGCATCAACAACTGCGGCTTTTTCGGGAGCGCAACTACGATGAATATGTGCTCCAAGTGCCATAAAGACATGGTTTTGAAACAGCAGCAGGCCCAGTTTGCCGCGGCATCCATTGAGAACATGGTCAACAGCAGCATCAATCAGAAGGAGCCTCTTCCGGTCGATGTGAGTGTGGAAGTCGAATTAAAACTGGACTCCCCTCAACCGAACCCCAACCCGGTGCTGAGCGAGCCGAAGCCAAAGGAGGGACCTAGCAGGTGCAACACCTGCCGCAAGCGCGTGGGCCTGACCGGATTCAGTTGTAGGTGCGGGAACCTGTTCTGCTCGGTGCACCGCTACTCGGACAAACACGAGTGCCCGTTCGATTACCGGTCGGCTGCTCAGGAAGCCATAGCGAAGGCGAACCCCCTCGTCAAAGCAGAAAAGCTCGACAAGATCTGAAAGGGCTGACGTGGCGGGAATCTATCTTTACATATCCGGTGATGGTTCGTCATGCCGATTGTCTGCGTCTCGAAAGATTGTGGTTTGTGTGGAGTCCTGTGTCAGTTGGGTAAGGGTTGATTACTTTGGTTTAGTTTGTAGGCTGTCGAattaacattattattattgtggAATTTGTAATTTGCTCATATTTCTCTATTGTGTTACTGCTCATTTTCTTGTGTAGAGATGCATCATTTTCCCTTATGCCatcacaataggaatagcccagcaatagcccagccatagcccagccactgccacatcatcagcactaaaaatcctcctgccacatcataaatagcccagccatagcctagccacatcataaatagcccagccacatcaatagccacatcactaataagaattatataaaatgacataattaacaatcacacaatatacggaatttaatttacgagacatatacgggaaaagtttaataatactattaaaatttaaaaaaaaaagtttaaaagtttaataatactattgtatattaataatacaatatacggaatttaatttacgagacatatacgcgaatgaaaatgacgagcaaagcgcgtatatatagtgtttcggaaaaaaaaaattaattttcgcgctgggcggtgcgctgggcgatccgggagctgcaatagcgccgaaaggaccgcccagccgatcgcccagcgccacgccaccgcccagcgctgcgcggtttctctctccagtcagcggctgggcggctgcaatagaccgcccagcgaaccgcccagcgccggcgctcggctgggcggtcgctgggcggttattgtggatggtcttactaAAGAGATTGCTCTCTCGGTAGTGGGAACAAATTAATTTTGGGCTTATATTGGTCCAATAATCAACCCATGGACATAAAATAAGGGGAGAAGAGAGAAATGAATTTATTTGTCCAAACAAATTTTGTACACAATATTATCCTTATGAAAAATGAGAGCAAAAGAAaaaatcatttcaaataaaagagtgaGAATAAACAGAAAAGGA from Salvia splendens isolate huo1 chromosome 15, SspV2, whole genome shotgun sequence encodes the following:
- the LOC121769511 gene encoding zinc finger A20 and AN1 domain-containing stress-associated protein 8-like, with protein sequence MESSKETGYQPREGPILCINNCGFFGSATTMNMCSKCHKDMVLKQQQAQFAAASIENMVNSSINQKEPLPVDVSVEVELKLDSPQPNPNPVLSEPKPKEGPSRCNTCRKRVGLTGFSCRCGNLFCSVHRYSDKHECPFDYRSAAQEAIAKANPLVKAEKLDKI